A window from Leptothermofonsia sichuanensis E412 encodes these proteins:
- a CDS encoding LbetaH domain-containing protein produces MSVPPLQLRPISTSHYYVSGEVSIQDGVAIAPGVLLQADPDCRVIIKAGACIGIGSILHASNGTVEIGEGANIGAEVLLIGNVTVGAKACIGSSTTIVNSSVEWGQIIPPGSLIGDASRQNNPDELQATDTVTCPAPEAQQNGQSPSATPAVEAVEAVQPVESSGVNVYGQVYVNQLLVKMFPHSRRGIEPPSNSAKLTTSDDPWED; encoded by the coding sequence ATGTCTGTGCCGCCACTCCAGTTGCGACCAATCAGCACCTCCCACTACTACGTGAGTGGGGAGGTGTCCATTCAGGATGGTGTGGCGATCGCCCCTGGGGTTTTGCTACAGGCCGATCCAGATTGTCGTGTCATCATCAAGGCAGGAGCCTGTATTGGCATCGGGTCTATTCTTCATGCCAGCAATGGCACTGTTGAAATAGGAGAGGGGGCCAATATTGGTGCAGAGGTGCTGCTGATCGGGAATGTAACTGTTGGAGCAAAAGCCTGCATTGGCTCTTCCACCACCATTGTCAACAGTTCGGTGGAGTGGGGGCAGATTATTCCTCCAGGTTCTTTAATTGGGGACGCCAGCCGCCAGAACAACCCGGATGAGCTGCAAGCAACGGATACCGTAACCTGTCCGGCTCCTGAAGCACAACAGAATGGGCAGTCACCTTCTGCGACTCCTGCGGTTGAAGCCGTTGAGGCTGTTCAGCCAGTTGAGAGTTCTGGAGTCAATGTTTATGGCCAGGTTTATGTGAATCAACTTCTGGTCAAAATGTTTCCTCACAGTCGCAGGGGGATAGAGCCGCCATCCAATTCAGCGAAACTGACCACATCCGACGATCCCTGGGAGGACTGA
- a CDS encoding carbon dioxide-concentrating mechanism protein CcmK, with the protein MNRREDFTDTALGLVSAQSFPAIVGIADHMLKSSGVTLVGYEKIGSGHCTAIVRGGVADVRLAVQEGAERAQQFGQQLSTLVVPRPMPNLEAVLPIGNRLAQLATGRGHSKLSNQAVGLLETRGFPAMVGAADAMLKAADVALAAYETIGAGLCTAIIRGSVANVAVALDVGMVEAERIGELHAVMLVPRPLEDLDQTLPLASCWIEELQPLKIPISVKETEKQLIALPELKQQQKTLAMAEQPVMPEVEPLAIEPLAMEPVAEPPELKQPTSSNPPQTIPEHSSLELPATEEFGNLDAQPAPAEEEVPKLKRKRKS; encoded by the coding sequence ATGAACCGCCGAGAAGACTTTACAGACACCGCACTGGGGCTGGTTTCTGCCCAGAGCTTCCCTGCCATTGTGGGAATCGCAGACCACATGTTGAAGTCATCGGGGGTGACCCTGGTGGGCTATGAAAAGATTGGCAGTGGTCATTGTACGGCGATCGTGCGGGGAGGAGTGGCGGATGTGCGGCTGGCAGTCCAGGAAGGCGCAGAGCGGGCACAGCAGTTTGGGCAGCAGCTTTCGACCCTGGTGGTGCCCCGTCCAATGCCCAATCTGGAAGCCGTCCTGCCAATTGGCAACCGACTGGCACAGCTTGCCACGGGACGGGGACACAGCAAATTGAGTAACCAGGCGGTTGGATTGCTGGAAACACGCGGCTTTCCGGCAATGGTAGGAGCTGCCGATGCTATGTTGAAAGCGGCGGATGTGGCGCTGGCAGCCTACGAAACGATTGGGGCTGGACTTTGTACGGCGATCATCCGGGGTTCGGTGGCAAATGTTGCGGTGGCACTGGATGTGGGAATGGTTGAAGCCGAGCGGATTGGTGAATTGCATGCGGTCATGCTGGTGCCCCGCCCGCTGGAAGATCTGGATCAAACCTTGCCCCTGGCAAGTTGCTGGATTGAGGAATTGCAGCCACTTAAGATTCCGATCTCGGTGAAGGAAACGGAGAAACAACTGATTGCCTTACCGGAATTGAAGCAACAGCAAAAAACACTGGCAATGGCGGAACAACCTGTGATGCCAGAAGTCGAACCCCTGGCTATAGAACCCCTGGCAATGGAACCTGTGGCAGAGCCGCCAGAACTCAAGCAACCGACCAGTTCCAACCCGCCCCAGACAATACCTGAACATTCTTCCCTGGAGCTTCCAGCAACGGAGGAATTCGGCAATCTCGATGCTCAACCTGCGCCAGCCGAGGAAGAGGTCCCTAAACTGAAACGAAAACGAAAAAGTTAA
- a CDS encoding GNAT family N-acetyltransferase, with protein MNTLTWRSYQGEQDLCAIADLANRCAIGDQIPDSFTSVDELRADFNAPSFQPARDLRLWEDASGQLIGFAMLWIPESSEIPAGNLWFNLHPEVRDRGGEQEMIGWAETVMRRIGQERGVSTRLHTAVRETLTHRIAFLEREGFQPIRYFFRMERSLQDSIPAPRLPEGFTLYSMNDEQDIHAWVDMFNQSFIDHWNHHEMTLEEYFHGIRHGPNYQPELDLVAIAPDGTFAAFCYSEIDPIYNAHVGKQIGGVHLLGSRRGFRRIGLGRAMLLTGLHRLQAAGMEIARLGVDTENPSGANHLYESVGFKRILTNIVFARSV; from the coding sequence ATGAATACCCTAACTTGGCGCTCCTACCAGGGAGAACAGGATTTATGTGCGATCGCCGATCTCGCCAATCGGTGCGCGATCGGCGATCAAATTCCCGATTCGTTCACTTCTGTTGATGAACTTCGAGCTGATTTCAATGCTCCGTCCTTTCAACCGGCACGAGACTTGCGTCTGTGGGAGGACGCAAGTGGTCAATTGATTGGGTTTGCCATGCTGTGGATTCCAGAATCCAGTGAAATTCCGGCAGGAAATCTCTGGTTCAATCTGCATCCAGAGGTCCGCGATCGCGGAGGAGAACAGGAAATGATTGGCTGGGCAGAAACGGTAATGCGGAGAATCGGTCAAGAGCGCGGTGTTTCAACCAGGCTGCATACGGCTGTGCGGGAAACCCTGACTCACCGGATTGCTTTTCTGGAACGGGAGGGCTTTCAACCCATTCGCTACTTCTTCCGAATGGAGCGATCGCTCCAGGATTCCATTCCAGCACCCAGACTGCCAGAGGGCTTTACCCTCTATTCAATGAATGATGAACAGGATATTCATGCCTGGGTGGATATGTTTAATCAGTCCTTTATTGATCACTGGAACCACCATGAGATGACCCTGGAAGAGTACTTCCACGGGATCAGACACGGTCCGAATTATCAGCCGGAACTGGACCTGGTGGCGATCGCCCCCGACGGCACCTTTGCGGCATTCTGCTACAGCGAAATTGATCCCATCTACAATGCCCATGTCGGGAAACAGATTGGAGGAGTTCACCTGTTAGGCAGCCGTCGGGGATTTCGCCGCATCGGTTTGGGGCGGGCAATGTTGCTGACAGGTCTGCACCGACTCCAGGCAGCGGGAATGGAAATTGCCAGACTGGGGGTTGATACCGAAAACCCTTCTGGAGCCAACCATCTCTATGAATCTGTTGGGTTCAAACGAATATTGACCAATATCGTGTTTGCCAGATCGGTGTGA